The Fusobacterium pseudoperiodonticum DNA window CTAAAACAAATAAAGTTACAATAGTTACAAGTTTTAGAAAACCGACAAACGATGGTGGTTGGAACTATAATATAAAAACTGGTGAAATACATGTGAATCTCCCTGAAAATTTCTTTGGACAGGGAATAGATTGGAAAAGTTACTAAGAATAAGGGAGGATTAAATGGGGATATTTGATAAACTTTTTAGAAGAAACAAAAATGTAGAGACAGAAGAAGCAGAAAAAGTTGAAGAGAAAAAAGAAGAACTAAAAGAAGAAGTAAAAGTAGAAAATACAGAGAATATAGAAAAAGTAGAAAATGAAGTTGTAGAAGAAGCTGCTAAGGTTGAAGAACCTGTAAAAGTAAATATTTCTCAAAGATTGACAAAAAGTAAGGAAGGTTTCTTTTCTAAATTAAAAAATATATTTACTTCAAAGAGTAAAATTGATGATTCTATATATGAAGAACTTGAAGATTTATTGATACAATCTGATGTTGGACTTGGTATGACAACAAATTTAATAAATGACTTAGAAAAGAAAGTCAAAGCTAATAAAATTTCTGAAACATCAGAAGTTTATGAAATCTTAAAAGGTTTAATGTCAGAGTTCTTATTATCTCAAGATAGTAAAGTTCATTTAAAAGACAATAGAATAAATGTGATTTTAATTGTGGGAGTAAATGGAGTAGGAAAAACTACAACTATTGGAAAACTTGCATTAAAATACAAAAAGCTTGGAAAAAAAGTTCTTTTAGGAGCAGGGGATACATTTAGAGCAGCAGCAGTTGAACAACTTGAAGAATGGGCAAGAAGAGCAGATGTTGATATAGTTAAAGGAAGAGAAGGAGCAGATCCTGCATCTGTTGTATATGATACTTTAAGTAAAGCAGAAGCAACAAAAGCAGATGTTGTTATAATAGATACTGCTGGAAGATTACATAATAAAGCTAATCTTATGAGAGAGCTTGAAAAAATAAATAATATCATCAAAAAGAAGATTGGTGAACAAGAATATGAGTCTTTATTAGTTATTGATGGAACTACGGGACAAAATGGATTAAATCAAGCAAAAGAATTTAACTCAGTTACTGATTTAACAGGTTTCATTGTTACTAAACTTGATGGAACAGCTAAAGGTGGAATAGTATTTTCTGTTTCTGAAGAATTAAAAAAACCTATTAAATTTATAGGTCTTGGTGAAAAAATTGAAGATTTAATTGAATTTAATGCTAAAGACTTTGTTGAAGCTATATTTAATTAAAAAAATAATGGTGTTGATGAAAAAATTCATCAGCACCATTTTTAAATCATTAGTTTGCAGGTGTAGCAGTTGCATTTAAGGCTTCTTCAGGAACAGTAATTTCTTTTATGTTATTGATATTAGAGAAAGCTGAGTCTACTGTCATTCTTACATCTTGACCTTGAATATTAGTATCAAAAGCTACAACTGAAGATTTTGTATCATAAGTTTCTTTATCTACTACATATTCTAAAGTAACATTATCAACATTTAAATCTAGGTTTTGTCCAGCCATATTTACTTTAGAGTTTTGCTTCTTTATAGCTTCCTTAAGGAAATCAGTATCTTTAGTAACAGAAATAATATAGTTTCCACCTTCTTCTTTAATATTAACTTTGTCTAAGTTATTTTTAAGAACTTCATAAGTTTCATCTTCACTATTTACCATATTTTTAAATTGATTGCTAACATCTTCAGGAAGAGCTTGTTTAATCCAACTGTTGTCTATAGGATTTTGAATATACATAATATCATCTTTTATAAAAGAATTTAATTTTACATTTTGATCTTTAATATCCATAGACATTTTCATAGCAATAGGTTCTAATGTAATAGAGACGTCCATTGTAAGTTCCATAGGTTGACCACTCTTTTTAGGTTCCATTTTAAGATTAATTAACATATCTGCACTTTTAATATTCTTATATGCTTCTGCAGATTTTTGAAGAACTTCTTCCTTATTAATTTTGGCATCTTCTTTATTACCACAAGCAACAACAAAAAATACAGCAAATACAGTTAAAACAGTAAACAGAATTTTCTTTAAAGATTTTTTCATTTTCTTTCTCCTTTTTTATTTAATTAATTATTTGAATTTAAAGCTTCTTCAGGAATAGTAATTTCCCCAACACTATTAATATTAGATAGAGTATTAGTTGTCGTTACTTTAACATCTTGTCCATCAAGTTTTGCTTCAAAAGATAAAGATAAAACTTTTGGGAAATAAGTTTCTTTATCAATTACATATTCCCAAGTAACATTATCAGGATTAAAATCTGGATTTTGTCCTACAATAGAATTCATTTGTTCTTTTAAAGATTCTTTAATAAAATCAGAATTTTTAGGAACAGAAATAACATAGTTTCCATCTTTTTCTTTAATATCAACTTTATCTAAATGATCTTTTAACATATTATAAATTTCAGTAGAAGTATCTAGTGCATTTTTAAATGGTTCAATAGTTTCAAAAGTAGCTGCTTGTTTTTCCCAAGTATTATCCACAGGATTACTCATATACATTATACCATCTTTCACAAAAGTAGTTACTTTAGCATCTTGACCTTTTTGTTCTAAAGTAAGTTTCATTGAAAAAGGTTCTATGATAATAGAACTATCAATTATATACTCTGCAGTTACTCCACCTTTAATTTCCATTATAGTGTTTACTAATTTATTTCCACTTTTTATATCATTAGCAACTTCAGCAGCTTTTTTAAGAACTTCTTCTTTGTTAATTTTGGCATCTTCTTTATTACCACAAGAAACAACAAAAAACACAGCAAATACAGTTAAAATAGTAAACAGAATTTTCTTAAAAGATTTTTTCATTATCTTTCTCCTTTTTTTATTTATTAATTATTTGAATTTAAAGCTTCTTCAGGAACAGTAATTTCTTCAACACTATTAATGTTAGAAAAAGTAGTTTCTGTTTTTGCTTTTAATTTTTGTCCTTGAACTTCAGCATCAAAAGTTAAAACTAAAGATTTTGTAAAATATGTCTCTTTATCAATTATATATTCTAGAGTAGCGTTATTAGGTTTTAAATCTGTATTTTGTCCTATTGTATCAGACAGCGAACTTTTTAGATATTCATTAAGAAAATCAGAATTTTTAGCAGCAGAAATAATATAATTTCCACCATCTTCTTTAATACTAATCTTGTCTAAATTATCTTTTAGTACTTCATAAATTTCAATAGAATCATTTAATATAATTTTAAATTTATTCATATCTTCTTCGGATACATCTAGTTTTTGCCAACTATTGTCTTCAAGAGTGTTTGCATACATCACACCATCTTTTATAAAAGTAGTTATTTTAGCATCTTCTCCTTTTGCTTCTAAAATTGTTTTCAAAGCAAAAGGGTCCTTGATAAGTGAAATATCAAATATATATTCTATAGTTTGCCCACCTTCAATTTCTACCTTAGCAGTTACTAATTTATTCCCACTTTTTATATTGTTAGTGGCTTCTACATTTTTTTGAAGAACTTCTTCCTTATTAATTTTAGCATCTTCTTTGTTACCACAAGCAACAACAAAAAATACAGCAAATACAGTTAAAATAGTAAATAAAATTTTCTTTAAAGATTTTTTCATTTTCTTTCTCCTTTTTCAATTTTTTTAATATTACCAAAATACTATATCATATATCACAAATTTTATCAAATTTTTAAATATAACAGTAGTTTTTCTTTATTTTTTAATTTTGCTATGTTACAATGTCAATTAATGAGAATAATTTTATGTTAAAAGGAGTTAGAATGAAAAAATTAACAACAAAAGTCCAAGTGTTATATGCACTCGGAGTAAGCTATGCCATTGTGGATCAAATTTTTGCACAATGGATATTATATTTTTATTTACCTTCAGAAAGCTCAGGTTTAAAACCATTTATGGCTCCTGTTTTAGTTTCAATAGCCTTAGCTATTTCAAGACTTGTAGATATGGTTACAGATCCTTTAGTTGGTTTCTTATCTGATAAATATAATAGTAAATATGGAAGAAGAATCCCCTTTGTTGCAGTTGGAACAATTCCATTAATAATAGTGACAATAGCATTTTTCTATCCACCAACAAGTAGTGAAAAAGCAAGTTTTTACTATTTAATGCTAATTGGTTCACTCTTCTTTACTTTCTATACTATAGTTGGAGCACCTTACAATGCTTTGATTCCCGAAATTGGAAGAACACCTGAAGAGAGATTGAATTTATCAACTTGGCAATCAGTTTTTAGATTATCTTATACAGCAATAGCAATTATTCTACCTGGAATTTTAATTAAAATAATAGGAGGAAATGATGTTCTTTTTGGTATAAGAGGAATGATTATATTTTTGTGTGTGATAGTTTTTATAGGTCTGGCTACAACTGTGTTCACAGTTAGAGAAAGAGACTATTCAACAGGCGAAGTTTCAAATGTAAGTTTTAAAGAAACTATAGGAATTATAATAAAAAATAAGAACTTTATTCTATATCTTTTTGGAATGATGTTCTTCTTCATAGGTTTTAATAATCTAAGAGCTATTATGAACTACTATGTTGAAGATATTATGGGTTATGGAAAAAAAGAAATTACTATTGCTTCAGCATTATTATTTGGAGCAGCAGCTATATGTTTCTATCCAACAAATAAACTATCTAAAAAATATGGATACAGAAAAATTATGCTTTATTGTTTAGCAATGTTGATTGTTTCAACATCTATGCTATTTTTCTTAGGAAAGATATTCCCAGTTAAATTTGGGTTTGCATTATTTGCTATTATTGGGATACCTCTTGCAGGAGCAGCATTTATCTTCCCACCAGCAATGTTAAGTGAAATAAGTACACAGATTAGTGAAGACTCAGGTGCAAGAATAGAAGGACTTTCATTCGGTATACAAGGTTTCTTTATGAAAACTTCATTTTTAATCTCAATAGTTACTTTACCAATAATTTTAGTTATGGGAAATGATGTTAGCATATTATCAGCAATTTCAAGTGGAGTAAGTAAAGTTGAAAAGAATGGAATTTACCTAGCTTCTTTAAGTTCAGTATTTTTCTTTATCATATCATTTATTTTTTATTATAAATATTCTGATAGTAAAAAGGTTAATAAAAAATAATTTGTTTATATAACTTGTAAATTTTTCTAGCTTATAATATAATGTAATTAAAGTTATAGAACTTGAATCAATATATTTTTAATATTAGGAGGATAGTATATGGAAAATTTAGAAAAAGATACTTTAATACAAAAAATTAAAGATTTAGAAGTAATATTAAAAGAAATGGACTTAAAAATCGAAACAGCTAAAAAAGAAGTGAAAATGTTAGAAAATAACAAAGAAAATTTAACAGATTTATTAGATTTATATACTCGTCAATTAGAATATGGTAAAAAAGATTTTAAACAAAGAGCATCTGATAAATAAGTAAAAAGAAAAGGTAGTAAATTTTACTACCTTTTTTTATAGTTATTATTATTTCTTTTTTCTGTAACTATATCTTTTTGCTTTTGCTTCTTGCTATTGTCCTTTTCAACAAATAATTTTTGATTTGTAAAAGGATCTTTTTCAGTATAGTACATCAAAGTTGAATAAGTTGATGGAGTAGGTGTAAAAATCTGTACCTGCTCAGGATTAACTCTTAATTCTTGTGAGGCATATTTTTTTAAATCCATCATATCTTTATCTTTACAACCTGGGTGAGCTGCAATTAAATAATATGTTAAAAATTGCTTTTTACCCAGTTCATTATTTATCTTATAGAATTGATTTTTAAATTCATTTAAGCAAGATTTCCCATCTTTACCCATTAAACCTAAAATTTTATCTTCTGTATGTTCAGGTGCAATTTTCATTTGTCCTGAGATATGGTCTTTTATTATTTCTTTCAAATACATCTGTCCACATTTGTTGTCATCTAAAATCATATCATATCTAATTCCAGAAGCTATAAAAATTTTCTTTATATTAGGTATCTTTTTTAGCTTCTTTAAAAGTTCTACTTGATTATTATGATTAACTTGAAGATGAGGACATTTTTTAGGATATAGACATCTTCTATCAGGACAAGCTCCTAATTTTAATTTTTTCTTACATTCAAGTCCATACATATTTGCAGTTGGTCCACCTACATCAGAAATATTTCCATGAAATTTAGGAGTTTCAGCAATATTTTTAACTTCTTCTACTATTGAATTTTGGCTTCTTGACATAATCGTTCTACCTTGATGAATAGCTATTGCACAGAAGTTACATTCTCCATAACAACCTCTATGAGTAGTAACAGAGTATTTTATAGTGTCAAGTGCTCTAACTGCTCCCATTTTTTTATAATAAGGATGTACATCTCTAGCAAATTCCATAGAATATATCTTATCCATTATCTCTTCTGAATAGCTTTCAGAAGGAGGATTTTGAATTAAATATCTATCATCACATTTTTGACAAAGTCCCTTAGCAGTTATTGGATCACAATTTAAATAAAAAGTATGAAAAGCTTCAATAAACTTATCTTTATCTGCAAGGCATTCAGCATGAGATGGTAAAGATAAATAATCTTCTTTAGGCTCTTTACTTAAGTAACAAAGCCCTCTGATATTTTGCCAATCTTCTCCATTCTTTAAAGCATTTGCTAGTTGTAACATAGACATTTCTCCCATACCATAGGATAAAATATCAGCTTTTGCATCAAATAGAATAGGTTTTCTTAGTTTATTAGTCCAATAATCATAGTGAGTTATTCTTCTTAGACTAGATTCAATTCCACTTATTACAATCTTTTTTGTAGTTCCTTTAAAGAATCTACGTATCATATTTGAGTAGACTAAAACTGCTCTATCTGGTCTTTTATTATTCTCTCCACCTGGAGTAAAATCATCTTGTTGTCTTCTTTTTTTAGTTGCAGTATAGTTTGCAACCATAGAATCCACACAACCACCAGATATAGCAAAGAACAAGTTAGGTTCACCTAAACGAGTTATATCATCAGGAACATCAACCTCAGGTTGAGCAATTATACCAACTTTGAAGCCATGTTCCACTAGCCATTTTCCTACTAAGGCACTTCCATTATATGAAGTGTCCAAATATGTATCTCCTGAAATTAGAAGTACATCTATACTGTCCCAACCTAAACTTTTCATTTCTTCTTTTGTAGTTGGTAAAAATTTCATACTTTATTACCTTTCTGCATTTAATTTAGCGATTTCAACTATAACATCAGTTGCTTTTTCCATACTTTCAAGGGCAACAAATTCATATTTACCATGAAAATTTTCTCCACCAGCAAAAATATTTGGTGTAGGTAAG harbors:
- a CDS encoding MFS transporter; translated protein: MKKLTTKVQVLYALGVSYAIVDQIFAQWILYFYLPSESSGLKPFMAPVLVSIALAISRLVDMVTDPLVGFLSDKYNSKYGRRIPFVAVGTIPLIIVTIAFFYPPTSSEKASFYYLMLIGSLFFTFYTIVGAPYNALIPEIGRTPEERLNLSTWQSVFRLSYTAIAIILPGILIKIIGGNDVLFGIRGMIIFLCVIVFIGLATTVFTVRERDYSTGEVSNVSFKETIGIIIKNKNFILYLFGMMFFFIGFNNLRAIMNYYVEDIMGYGKKEITIASALLFGAAAICFYPTNKLSKKYGYRKIMLYCLAMLIVSTSMLFFLGKIFPVKFGFALFAIIGIPLAGAAFIFPPAMLSEISTQISEDSGARIEGLSFGIQGFFMKTSFLISIVTLPIILVMGNDVSILSAISSGVSKVEKNGIYLASLSSVFFFIISFIFYYKYSDSKKVNKK
- the ftsY gene encoding signal recognition particle-docking protein FtsY codes for the protein MGIFDKLFRRNKNVETEEAEKVEEKKEELKEEVKVENTENIEKVENEVVEEAAKVEEPVKVNISQRLTKSKEGFFSKLKNIFTSKSKIDDSIYEELEDLLIQSDVGLGMTTNLINDLEKKVKANKISETSEVYEILKGLMSEFLLSQDSKVHLKDNRINVILIVGVNGVGKTTTIGKLALKYKKLGKKVLLGAGDTFRAAAVEQLEEWARRADVDIVKGREGADPASVVYDTLSKAEATKADVVIIDTAGRLHNKANLMRELEKINNIIKKKIGEQEYESLLVIDGTTGQNGLNQAKEFNSVTDLTGFIVTKLDGTAKGGIVFSVSEELKKPIKFIGLGEKIEDLIEFNAKDFVEAIFN
- a CDS encoding DUF6612 family protein gives rise to the protein MKKSLKKILFTILTVFAVFFVVACGNKEDAKINKEEVLQKNVEATNNIKSGNKLVTAKVEIEGGQTIEYIFDISLIKDPFALKTILEAKGEDAKITTFIKDGVMYANTLEDNSWQKLDVSEEDMNKFKIILNDSIEIYEVLKDNLDKISIKEDGGNYIISAAKNSDFLNEYLKSSLSDTIGQNTDLKPNNATLEYIIDKETYFTKSLVLTFDAEVQGQKLKAKTETTFSNINSVEEITVPEEALNSNN
- a CDS encoding DUF6612 family protein — protein: MKKSFKKILFTILTVFAVFFVVSCGNKEDAKINKEEVLKKAAEVANDIKSGNKLVNTIMEIKGGVTAEYIIDSSIIIEPFSMKLTLEQKGQDAKVTTFVKDGIMYMSNPVDNTWEKQAATFETIEPFKNALDTSTEIYNMLKDHLDKVDIKEKDGNYVISVPKNSDFIKESLKEQMNSIVGQNPDFNPDNVTWEYVIDKETYFPKVLSLSFEAKLDGQDVKVTTTNTLSNINSVGEITIPEEALNSNN
- a CDS encoding DUF6612 family protein, whose translation is MKKSLKKILFTVLTVFAVFFVVACGNKEDAKINKEEVLQKSAEAYKNIKSADMLINLKMEPKKSGQPMELTMDVSITLEPIAMKMSMDIKDQNVKLNSFIKDDIMYIQNPIDNSWIKQALPEDVSNQFKNMVNSEDETYEVLKNNLDKVNIKEEGGNYIISVTKDTDFLKEAIKKQNSKVNMAGQNLDLNVDNVTLEYVVDKETYDTKSSVVAFDTNIQGQDVRMTVDSAFSNINNIKEITVPEEALNATATPAN
- a CDS encoding YgiQ family radical SAM protein produces the protein MKFLPTTKEEMKSLGWDSIDVLLISGDTYLDTSYNGSALVGKWLVEHGFKVGIIAQPEVDVPDDITRLGEPNLFFAISGGCVDSMVANYTATKKRRQQDDFTPGGENNKRPDRAVLVYSNMIRRFFKGTTKKIVISGIESSLRRITHYDYWTNKLRKPILFDAKADILSYGMGEMSMLQLANALKNGEDWQNIRGLCYLSKEPKEDYLSLPSHAECLADKDKFIEAFHTFYLNCDPITAKGLCQKCDDRYLIQNPPSESYSEEIMDKIYSMEFARDVHPYYKKMGAVRALDTIKYSVTTHRGCYGECNFCAIAIHQGRTIMSRSQNSIVEEVKNIAETPKFHGNISDVGGPTANMYGLECKKKLKLGACPDRRCLYPKKCPHLQVNHNNQVELLKKLKKIPNIKKIFIASGIRYDMILDDNKCGQMYLKEIIKDHISGQMKIAPEHTEDKILGLMGKDGKSCLNEFKNQFYKINNELGKKQFLTYYLIAAHPGCKDKDMMDLKKYASQELRVNPEQVQIFTPTPSTYSTLMYYTEKDPFTNQKLFVEKDNSKKQKQKDIVTEKRNNNNYKKR